One Nitrospinota bacterium genomic region harbors:
- a CDS encoding type II toxin-antitoxin system HicA family toxin, whose protein sequence is MKKLPTLNGKNTVKALVRAGFKELRQSGSHKILKKDNFRVTVPMHSRDLKKGTLNNIIEQAGLTVEEFISFLK, encoded by the coding sequence TTGAAGAAACTGCCGACGCTTAATGGCAAGAATACTGTTAAAGCGTTAGTCAGGGCCGGTTTCAAAGAACTTCGACAAAGCGGAAGCCACAAAATACTTAAAAAGGATAATTTTCGGGTCACAGTCCCGATGCACTCAAGGGATCTCAAAAAGGGGACATTGAATAACATAATCGAACAGGCAGGCCTGACAGTTGAGGAATTTATAAGTTTCCTAAAATAA
- a CDS encoding type II toxin-antitoxin system HicB family antitoxin gives MKTYYKVIFEPQVEGGYTVTVPSLPGCISEGDTFDEALLNIKDAITLYIESLKADGIPVPEENRLFLEVETIVEETADA, from the coding sequence ATGAAAACATATTATAAGGTTATATTTGAGCCGCAGGTTGAAGGCGGATACACAGTAACAGTACCATCGCTTCCCGGGTGTATATCGGAAGGGGATACCTTCGATGAAGCTCTTTTGAATATAAAGGACGCGATTACCCTATACATTGAAAGTCTAAAGGCGGACGGAATCCCAGTGCCGGAAGAGAACCGTCTCTTCCTTGAAGTGGAAACAATAGTTGAAGAAACTGCCGACGCTTAA
- a CDS encoding calcium/sodium antiporter, giving the protein MTLALISIIIGLVLLVWSADRFVEGSAVVARHFGVPPLLVGMLIIGFGTSAPEMVVSAIASLQGNPGLALGNAYGSNITNIALILGLTALIGPIAIHSQIIRRELPALIAVTGLTIALLWDGDLSRIDAIILLSVFCILTVWSIRLGLRERADTLKGEIEAELSSIAMSVGRAAFWLVVGLVILIASSRMLVWGSVEIARALGVSDLIIGLTIVAVGTSLPELASSLIAARKGEHDLAIGNVIGSNLFNTLTVVGIAGVINPMMIEPEVLSRDVLVMSLLTLFLFLLGYGFRGEGRVNRLEGGILLFSYIGYTAYLIHSVF; this is encoded by the coding sequence ATGACTTTGGCATTAATCAGTATCATCATCGGTTTGGTTCTCCTTGTATGGAGCGCGGACCGTTTTGTGGAAGGTTCCGCCGTGGTGGCGCGCCATTTCGGCGTCCCTCCGCTCCTTGTGGGGATGCTGATAATCGGATTCGGCACCTCCGCTCCCGAGATGGTGGTCTCCGCCATCGCATCATTACAGGGGAATCCCGGCCTCGCTCTCGGCAACGCGTACGGTTCCAACATCACAAACATCGCCCTGATACTCGGCCTGACCGCGCTAATAGGTCCCATAGCGATCCATTCGCAGATAATCAGAAGGGAGCTCCCCGCCCTTATAGCCGTTACCGGGCTGACGATAGCGCTTCTCTGGGACGGCGATCTCTCCCGTATAGACGCGATTATCCTTCTATCGGTGTTCTGCATACTTACAGTCTGGAGCATCCGGCTAGGCTTGCGGGAGCGAGCCGACACGCTGAAAGGGGAGATAGAGGCGGAGCTTTCCTCCATCGCTATGTCGGTGGGGAGGGCGGCCTTCTGGCTCGTGGTCGGGCTTGTGATCCTTATTGCCAGTTCGAGGATGCTCGTTTGGGGGTCCGTGGAGATAGCCCGCGCGCTGGGTGTGAGCGACCTTATAATCGGCCTTACGATAGTTGCGGTCGGGACATCCCTTCCGGAACTCGCTTCATCGCTGATAGCGGCGCGAAAGGGTGAGCATGACCTCGCCATCGGCAACGTGATAGGTTCCAACCTTTTCAACACCCTTACGGTTGTTGGCATAGCCGGGGTGATAAACCCTATGATGATAGAGCCGGAGGTGCTTTCGCGCGATGTCCTCGTAATGAGCCTGTTGACCCTATTCCTATTTTTACTCGGCTACGGATTCCGCGGGGAGGGGCGTGTAAACCGTCTGGAGGGGGGGATACTGCTGTTCTCCTACATCGGCTATACGGCCTATCTGATACATAGCGTCTTTTAG
- the bamD gene encoding outer membrane protein assembly factor BamD has protein sequence MKMNAKLIRNIGSLLICGAILSGCATTDKQILANESFDEANYYFAKGKYEFAQKKYQEILDEFPDSPLRLHALLGSADSYYMQGDFYLAAPVYKRFQELYPLDERTPHALFYEGMSYYRDIKDIPRDQSATEETIEAFTNFVMKYPGHPAHGFAKEKLGSLEELLAQKQMYIIEFYFRIDAFGSCIRRVDEFVAIFPSSKLVPRALLLKGKSYQNEEAFAKAKKVFEDLVASYGDTDSALEAKTELKKMNG, from the coding sequence ATGAAAATGAATGCCAAACTGATACGGAACATCGGCTCCCTCCTGATCTGCGGAGCCATCCTCTCCGGTTGCGCCACGACCGATAAGCAGATACTTGCAAACGAGAGCTTCGACGAAGCAAACTACTATTTCGCCAAGGGGAAATACGAGTTTGCGCAAAAAAAGTACCAGGAGATCCTCGATGAGTTCCCGGACAGCCCGCTGAGGCTACACGCGCTGCTCGGCTCAGCCGACTCATACTATATGCAGGGTGATTTCTACCTCGCCGCTCCGGTGTACAAGCGTTTCCAGGAGCTATATCCGCTCGATGAGAGGACACCTCACGCCCTCTTTTACGAAGGGATGAGCTATTACCGGGATATCAAGGATATCCCGCGCGACCAGTCGGCTACCGAGGAGACTATTGAGGCCTTCACGAATTTTGTCATGAAATACCCGGGCCACCCGGCACACGGTTTCGCGAAGGAAAAACTTGGCTCACTGGAAGAACTCCTCGCGCAAAAGCAGATGTACATAATCGAATTCTATTTCAGGATAGACGCCTTCGGCTCCTGCATCAGGCGCGTTGACGAATTCGTTGCCATTTTCCCCTCTTCCAAACTAGTCCCGCGCGCCCTCCTCCTCAAGGGGAAGTCGTATCAGAACGAAGAGGCGTTCGCAAAAGCTAAAAAGGTTTTCGAAGATCTGGTCGCAAGCTATGGCGACACGGACTCCGCCTTGGAAGCAAAAACCGAGCTGAAGAAGATGAACGGCTGA
- a CDS encoding TrkA family potassium uptake protein, whose amino-acid sequence MKKTKRFAVIGLGKFGFYLARSLFERGHDVISIDIDKDVVQEIKDYSTQAIIADATNKDTLLSLGIKDVDIAIVSLGTRMDHSILVTLHLKEIGLNEIVVKAITEDHRKILSMIGATEVIFPERDMAEKLAHSLSSPNIMDFLPLTEGVSIMEVVPLKSFVGKSIKDIQLRNKFGVQVIAVKEIVPERMNLIPAPDTIVKESDVLVLMGRDEDLAKLEDQSE is encoded by the coding sequence ATGAAAAAGACAAAGAGGTTTGCGGTAATAGGTCTTGGGAAGTTCGGGTTTTATCTTGCGCGCAGTCTGTTCGAGCGCGGGCACGATGTGATCTCCATCGACATCGACAAGGATGTCGTACAGGAAATAAAAGACTATTCAACGCAGGCGATAATCGCTGATGCCACCAACAAGGATACGCTTCTCTCGCTGGGGATAAAGGATGTCGATATCGCGATCGTCAGCCTGGGAACAAGAATGGATCACTCCATCCTCGTCACCCTCCACCTGAAGGAGATAGGGTTGAATGAGATAGTCGTAAAGGCTATCACAGAGGATCACAGGAAGATACTCAGCATGATAGGCGCGACTGAAGTGATCTTTCCAGAGAGGGACATGGCCGAAAAGCTCGCTCACTCCCTTTCATCTCCGAACATAATGGATTTCCTCCCGCTTACGGAAGGGGTCTCCATAATGGAGGTGGTACCTTTGAAGTCGTTTGTCGGGAAGAGCATAAAGGATATTCAGTTGCGCAATAAATTCGGAGTTCAGGTAATAGCCGTAAAGGAGATAGTCCCTGAGAGAATGAATCTCATACCGGCCCCGGATACGATAGTGAAAGAGTCGGACGTCCTCGTGTTGATGGGACGTGATGAAGACCTGGCGAAACTGGAAGATCAAAGCGAGTAA
- a CDS encoding FprA family A-type flavoprotein yields MKDTYNDSDAIEIAPGVYHLGVQDIPNSFNNIPYLIVDGGEAVVIDPGSAKPEFFNVVMKKIRGVIDMKKIKHIIVQHQDPDLCAAIPLIEKEVHPDVKVYAPLEAKVLVQHYGFTSPMVPLDDDDELTFGNDRTLQFIMTPYCHFVGSMVTYDFKTKSLFSSDAFGGFTGKSSLYVEVEYPAQLSAFLGQYLGSKKALEYALKRIEKLDDHYGIELICPQHGCLIPKGIIAAYIKAAHELHVGGEVDALAAKHGIKLKHSQ; encoded by the coding sequence TTGAAAGATACTTACAACGACAGTGATGCTATTGAGATCGCGCCAGGTGTCTACCACCTGGGAGTTCAAGACATTCCAAACAGCTTCAACAATATCCCTTATCTCATCGTAGACGGCGGTGAAGCGGTCGTAATCGACCCCGGCTCGGCCAAACCTGAATTCTTTAATGTCGTGATGAAAAAGATCAGAGGGGTTATCGACATGAAGAAGATAAAGCATATCATCGTCCAGCATCAGGACCCAGACCTCTGCGCCGCCATTCCGCTTATTGAAAAGGAGGTTCATCCGGACGTCAAGGTCTATGCTCCACTGGAGGCGAAAGTCCTTGTGCAACATTACGGCTTCACCTCCCCTATGGTACCTCTTGACGACGACGACGAACTGACATTCGGCAACGACCGCACCCTTCAATTCATAATGACGCCGTATTGCCACTTCGTAGGTTCAATGGTCACCTACGATTTCAAAACAAAAAGCCTCTTCTCATCTGACGCGTTTGGAGGATTCACCGGGAAGTCGAGCCTTTATGTCGAGGTAGAGTACCCGGCACAGCTTTCGGCGTTCCTCGGGCAGTACCTCGGATCGAAAAAGGCTCTTGAGTACGCGCTGAAGAGGATCGAAAAACTGGACGATCATTACGGGATCGAGCTGATTTGCCCGCAACACGGCTGCCTCATCCCTAAGGGTATAATCGCCGCCTATATCAAAGCCGCCCATGAACTGCATGTCGGAGGAGAAGTCGACGCGCTGGCGGCAAAACACGGCATAAAACTGAAGCATTCTCAGTAG
- a CDS encoding response regulator, translated as MSNNSKTVLVVDDSSTFRTMVTFALKKMASLDNHIQAADGLEALDALAKNEIDLIICDINMPNMDGLEFLKTIKGDEKFRNIPVIMITTDAMEEDRNLAKSLGANAYLQKPFKPSELFAELKNIPNFL; from the coding sequence ATGTCGAATAATTCTAAAACTGTATTGGTAGTGGATGATTCCTCGACATTCAGAACGATGGTAACATTCGCCTTGAAAAAGATGGCCTCCCTCGATAACCATATTCAGGCCGCCGACGGATTGGAAGCGCTCGACGCGCTCGCTAAAAACGAGATAGATCTTATAATCTGCGACATTAATATGCCGAACATGGATGGACTGGAATTCCTGAAAACCATAAAAGGCGACGAGAAATTCAGGAACATACCGGTGATCATGATCACCACCGATGCCATGGAGGAGGACAGGAATTTGGCAAAATCCCTGGGCGCGAACGCCTATCTCCAAAAACCGTTCAAACCGTCAGAGCTCTTTGCTGAATTGAAAAACATCCCGAATTTTTTGTAG